A region of the Kineococcus endophyticus genome:
CTTCACACCATGAACCTCACGGTCATCCCGCCTTCCGCGTGCTCGAGAACCGAACGGCCTCATCGATGGCCCCCGTCATCCAACTTCGGCGCGGCAACGTACCCGTAGTCGCCCGCGCAGGCCGTCAACGGTGCTTCGATGCCGCCATGCACCCCCGCGTCGTCGTCCTGCCCGCCCTGGCCGTCTTGTTCCTGGCCGGGTGCTCAGACGAGCCGAAGACAGAGGATGCGCAGAACATCGGGTTCTGCGTCGCTCCCAGTGCGGACTTCGCCGCCTCCGAGCACGTCGAGGTGGAGTTCCGACACGACGGGAAGGTCGTGGCCACCACCAGCACCGACGTCGGCAGCGCGATCGGCGTCCAAGTCCCCACGGGCGCGATCGACGTGTACGTCGACGGTAAGCCGTACGGGCAGGCAACCAGCTACGGTCCAAGCACGCTCGATGAGGACGGGCAACTGCGCGGAAGCATCTACATCAGCGGTCCTGGCTGCCCCACGGAATCGCCCATCGGCTGACTCGTCATCCCCGGTTACGCAGCGCACGGTCATCCCGCGTTGCGCGCGGGCGCACGGTCATCCCGCGGTGCGAGCGCTTGACGACCTCGCGGTCTTGCCGAGAGTCGCAAGGTGGCCGACCTACTCGATGGGGCCTTCAGACCGCAGCTCCCAAGCGTCTTTCACCAGCGCTCTCTAGCCTGACTAGGTGCCGAGGTTGTTCCACGTCACCGACGCCGGGCCGCTGTCGAGCATGAGTCCGCGGCCCTCCCCACCGGGCACCGCCCACGAGGGACGACCGTGGGTGTGGGCTCTAGATGAGGCGCACCTGCCGAACTACCTACTACCCCGGCAGTGCCCCCGGGTCTGCTGGCAAGCCAGCAACCTCACGCACCGGCTCCTGGGATCGGCCTCCTCGCGTGTCATCACCGTCGAGCACCGCTGGGTAGGCCGACTGCTCCACGCAGGCCTCGACGTGCACGAACTCGCACCGACCGGCTTCACCGTGCTCGACGAGCAGGCCGGCTACTGGGTGGCCGACCACGAGGTCCCGGTTCTGGACGTCCGCCACGTCGAGGACTGCTTCAGCGCCCTGGCCGAGCACGACGTCGAGCTTCGCTTGGTGCCCTCGCTGTGGCCGTACATGGACGCCGTCATCGAGCACGCATCCGAGTACAGCGGCATCCGACTGCGCAACGCTGCACCGCGGCCAGCCTGACCACAGCGCGGGTCATCCCGCTCTGCGCGGGCCATCAACGGACCACTCACGGCGGTGCATGCAGTACCGCGCAGACGTCAGAGGGACACCGCCTCTCGCAACCGGGCCACCAGTTCCCCCACGTTCACCGGGCCACCCGTGTCCACGCGCAACACCGACCCAATCTCCAGTGGCACACCCTCGGCGGCCCAGCGATCGAAGTCGGTGACCAGTCGCGCACCATCATCGTGGACCGCCGCTCGGTGGCGACTGGCG
Encoded here:
- a CDS encoding DUF6886 family protein, whose product is MPRLFHVTDAGPLSSMSPRPSPPGTAHEGRPWVWALDEAHLPNYLLPRQCPRVCWQASNLTHRLLGSASSRVITVEHRWVGRLLHAGLDVHELAPTGFTVLDEQAGYWVADHEVPVLDVRHVEDCFSALAEHDVELRLVPSLWPYMDAVIEHASEYSGIRLRNAAPRPA